The Dehalococcoidales bacterium genome has a segment encoding these proteins:
- a CDS encoding NfeD family protein: MPDFMVDWFDMEPWGIALIVVLIVGFLALVIWRGILVHRQRISAGREDLIGKTAMVRNALEPQGTVFIQGELWTAVSEEGSVEPGEKVVITGVDNLVLRVIPSHEKE; the protein is encoded by the coding sequence TTGCCTGATTTTATGGTTGATTGGTTTGATATGGAACCGTGGGGAATTGCCCTTATCGTGGTACTCATCGTTGGCTTCCTGGCGCTTGTTATCTGGCGCGGAATCCTTGTGCATCGTCAACGAATATCGGCCGGTAGGGAGGACCTGATTGGGAAGACGGCCATGGTCAGGAATGCCCTCGAGCCCCAGGGTACGGTCTTCATTCAGGGCGAACTATGGACAGCAGTTTCAGAGGAGGGTAGTGTGGAACCCGGGGAGAAGGTGGTTATTACCGGAGTCGACAATCTGGTACTGCGCGTGATACCATCACATGAGAAAGAATAA
- a CDS encoding NfeD family protein, with product MTPVVIVGIVVFVLLAVLLWSQLVEVFQTLKAVLRRPQTGKEALRGKTATVRTALEPEGTVSLGGELWKAISPEGYIEAGVTVIIRKIEGLKLFVIRKV from the coding sequence TTGACTCCGGTTGTTATCGTTGGTATCGTCGTCTTCGTATTGCTGGCCGTGCTTCTGTGGTCGCAACTGGTAGAAGTGTTCCAGACTCTGAAAGCGGTCTTACGTAGACCGCAAACCGGGAAGGAAGCGTTGAGAGGAAAGACAGCCACTGTCAGGACGGCGCTGGAACCTGAAGGGACTGTCTCTCTCGGAGGTGAACTCTGGAAGGCAATATCGCCGGAAGGGTATATTGAAGCCGGGGTAACAGTTATAATAAGAAAGATTGAAGGCCTTAAGCTCTTTGTAATCAGGAAGGTATAA